A single genomic interval of Terriglobus albidus harbors:
- a CDS encoding TonB-dependent receptor domain-containing protein, whose protein sequence is MIAYVPSQDAIASVNFSTNSFTAEQGLAGGAAINVIIKSGSNKLHGTLFEYNQSTPYNAKTWKYAAATVPKNMFNEFGGSIGGPILKNKLFFFFDIDRFTQRKTLSGYYNILDKNSALAKGDFSGVSATIYNPATGNADGSGRAAFANKQVPVSSVAQKLIASLPLPNVASTSSITSNYFATTTYSFDRYHLDSKISYTPNQKMSMFGRYSESPATINDPQALGAAGGPAVDNGQPGLAQSRVQNIGLGLTYAVSSRLFFDTNAGYTRQFIQYAPTNLDSNYGSDVLGIPGTNGSTTNYGGQPFFQFVSGSFTSLGNTQPSSPGQFRDNQYSYNANGTLLRGRHTFRAGVEYTHAALNHFQTGGTYGPRGGFVFSGAITALKGGAAPNAYTSLADFMLGLPQAFGKATQIQDPNALRFSSYAAYIQDTFQVTPRMVLTYGIRYERYPFAGRDHSGAYRYDPMTGNVLIGGKGGVPRDTGEKIGWGMVVPRLGVTYRLDDKTVVRSGFGMTVDPDNFRYLRDSYPAVILQSYNGASSYNVAGCLNSGSYAPVGGCQTVGIPTATLPDLSLGTLALPASVSTNTVPQNFRRGYLYTYNLAFERQLPAYLVATITYVGTKEVRATSPVNINAGTVGNGQAGRPQNIAFGKTADIFEEAPFGSVNYNGLQTQLRTQHYKSAQAGVIYTWSHAFDVSDNSTYGTILFADPAYYRRNYATSGYDRTNNLQVWGVFRSPFGKQGRFVQQGLAGMALGGWQLNTTLSKVSGTPLTIAASTTSLNAPGSTQVADQIKPTVAIYGAHNTGNVYFDTSAFAAVTAVRYGTSSRNSIRGPGYFTWNAGMFRSFSIWHESTFRFGVEAFDVTNTPGFSSPGVNISGSGFGQITGAFNNRTMRISGKIAF, encoded by the coding sequence GTGATTGCGTACGTCCCATCGCAGGATGCCATCGCGTCCGTTAACTTCTCGACTAACTCCTTCACCGCAGAGCAGGGGCTTGCGGGTGGCGCCGCGATCAATGTCATCATCAAAAGCGGAAGCAACAAACTTCACGGAACATTATTCGAGTACAACCAGAGCACACCATACAATGCAAAGACATGGAAGTATGCGGCAGCGACCGTACCAAAAAACATGTTCAATGAATTCGGGGGATCGATCGGTGGGCCCATTCTCAAGAATAAGCTCTTCTTCTTTTTCGACATCGACCGCTTCACCCAGCGAAAGACTCTAAGCGGCTACTACAACATCCTCGATAAGAACAGCGCGCTAGCCAAGGGAGATTTCAGTGGGGTTTCTGCCACAATCTATAACCCAGCGACGGGAAATGCGGATGGATCGGGCAGAGCAGCATTTGCAAACAAACAGGTTCCGGTTTCCTCAGTAGCACAGAAGCTCATCGCCAGCTTGCCCTTGCCGAATGTGGCCAGCACATCCTCCATCACCAGCAACTACTTCGCGACGACAACCTATAGCTTTGATCGCTACCACCTCGACAGCAAAATCTCATATACGCCGAACCAGAAAATGTCCATGTTTGGGCGTTATTCGGAGTCTCCGGCCACGATCAACGACCCGCAGGCGCTTGGCGCAGCAGGCGGCCCAGCCGTTGATAATGGTCAACCGGGCTTGGCCCAAAGCCGCGTTCAAAATATCGGTCTTGGCCTGACCTATGCGGTTTCTTCCAGGCTGTTCTTTGATACGAATGCTGGCTACACGCGGCAGTTTATTCAGTACGCGCCTACGAATTTAGATTCGAACTATGGTTCCGATGTATTGGGCATTCCAGGGACAAACGGTTCGACGACGAACTATGGAGGGCAGCCGTTCTTCCAGTTCGTCAGCGGAAGCTTCACCTCGTTGGGGAACACGCAGCCTTCCAGCCCGGGCCAGTTCCGCGACAACCAATATTCCTACAATGCCAACGGCACCCTTCTGCGCGGACGCCACACCTTTCGTGCAGGGGTGGAATATACGCATGCCGCGTTGAACCACTTCCAGACAGGTGGAACATACGGTCCACGTGGAGGCTTTGTCTTCTCCGGCGCAATCACTGCGCTCAAAGGTGGAGCTGCGCCTAACGCCTACACATCACTTGCCGACTTCATGCTCGGCTTGCCCCAGGCGTTTGGAAAAGCCACACAAATCCAGGATCCCAATGCCCTTCGCTTTTCCTCCTACGCGGCCTACATCCAGGACACATTTCAAGTCACACCGAGAATGGTCCTCACATACGGAATCCGTTATGAACGTTATCCTTTCGCTGGTCGCGATCACTCAGGTGCATACCGCTATGACCCCATGACGGGAAATGTTCTGATAGGCGGTAAGGGGGGTGTCCCACGGGACACAGGAGAGAAGATCGGGTGGGGAATGGTCGTGCCTCGTCTGGGCGTTACCTATCGGCTTGACGATAAAACGGTTGTGCGCAGTGGTTTCGGTATGACGGTTGACCCGGACAACTTCCGTTATCTCAGGGACTCCTATCCCGCTGTGATCCTTCAGTCTTACAACGGAGCATCGAGCTACAACGTGGCGGGATGTCTCAATTCTGGAAGCTATGCCCCCGTCGGTGGTTGTCAGACAGTAGGAATTCCTACAGCAACGCTTCCCGACCTGAGCCTTGGGACGTTGGCATTGCCGGCAAGCGTCAGCACAAATACTGTTCCGCAAAACTTCCGACGCGGGTATCTTTACACATACAATCTAGCGTTTGAACGTCAACTTCCGGCGTATCTGGTCGCAACAATTACCTATGTTGGAACGAAAGAGGTCCGTGCGACGTCGCCCGTGAATATCAATGCTGGAACTGTCGGAAACGGTCAGGCAGGCAGGCCGCAGAACATCGCTTTCGGAAAGACAGCCGACATTTTCGAAGAGGCTCCGTTCGGTTCTGTGAATTACAACGGTTTGCAAACGCAATTGCGAACGCAGCACTACAAAAGCGCCCAGGCGGGTGTCATTTACACGTGGTCGCACGCCTTCGATGTCTCGGACAACAGCACCTATGGAACAATCCTTTTTGCTGATCCTGCCTATTACCGGCGCAACTATGCGACATCGGGTTACGACAGGACGAATAATCTGCAGGTGTGGGGCGTTTTTCGCTCTCCCTTCGGAAAACAAGGCCGTTTCGTGCAACAAGGATTGGCAGGCATGGCGCTGGGTGGTTGGCAACTCAACACAACTCTCAGCAAAGTCAGCGGCACACCCTTAACGATCGCGGCTTCCACGACATCGCTCAACGCTCCAGGCAGTACACAAGTTGCCGACCAGATAAAGCCAACGGTCGCCATTTATGGCGCTCATAATACTGGCAACGTCTACTTTGATACCTCAGCTTTCGCCGCAGTGACCGCAGTGCGGTACGGAACAAGCAGCCGCAACTCCATACGTGGTCCAGGCTACTTCACCTGGAACGCAGGGATGTTCCGCTCTTTTTCCATCTGGCATGAGTCTACATTCCGCTTTGGTGTAGAAGCATTCGATGTGACGAACACGCCCGGCTTCAGCAGTCCCGGCGTAAACATTTCGGGTTCCGGGTTCGGCCAGATTACAGGTGCCTTCAATAACCGGACGATGCGCATTAGCGGCAAGATAGCTTTTTAG
- a CDS encoding SGNH/GDSL hydrolase family protein: MTTLRNVAYLMISIVQLLSGAASTAQNRSANEIPLFLIGDSISLQYTPYLKEDLAPRVAFSRKEGTVHASNLDVPDDANGGNSNMVLSYLEKRYKDKTFAPAILLVNAGLHDVKRDVHTNQLAVPPEIYRRNLMRIASLALKHHATLIWVNTTPVDDIRHNRLSHDFHRFDSDVRTCNLIASAVFRAKAVPIIDLYEFTAKSATTHYIDHVHYDDAMRALQAAFIAGAVNALADALQLHTK, translated from the coding sequence GTGACCACCTTGCGGAATGTCGCATATCTCATGATTTCAATTGTGCAGCTCTTATCAGGAGCAGCTTCCACCGCACAGAACCGTTCCGCAAATGAGATCCCTCTTTTTCTGATCGGAGACAGCATCTCCCTTCAGTACACGCCTTATCTCAAAGAAGATCTTGCCCCCCGGGTTGCCTTTTCGAGAAAGGAGGGAACCGTCCACGCGTCGAACCTTGATGTGCCGGACGATGCGAACGGCGGAAATTCCAACATGGTGTTGTCGTACCTCGAAAAGAGATATAAGGATAAAACGTTTGCTCCAGCGATTCTACTGGTCAACGCAGGACTTCACGACGTCAAGCGCGATGTGCATACAAACCAACTGGCCGTCCCGCCTGAGATTTATCGCCGTAATCTGATGCGGATCGCTTCGCTCGCACTCAAACATCACGCCACGCTGATCTGGGTGAACACCACTCCTGTGGACGACATCCGTCACAATCGTCTGTCCCATGATTTTCACCGTTTCGATTCCGACGTGCGCACGTGCAATCTGATTGCGAGCGCTGTCTTTCGCGCAAAAGCCGTTCCCATCATCGATCTCTACGAATTCACAGCCAAATCGGCCACAACCCATTACATCGATCACGTGCACTATGACGATGCCATGAGAGCGTTGCAGGCTGCGTTCATCGCTGGCGCTGTCAATGCTCTGGCAGATGCGCTGCAATTGCACACTAAATAG
- a CDS encoding glycoside hydrolase family 28 protein, translated as MLRREFFRTPLLAVGATLPLASVHGEGTAVYDVRRFGAHPDGKTLCTVALQRAVDAAYRAGGGLVYVSPGVYLTGNVELKSRVCLYLEAGSVLLGSTRIEDYTEQAGAVSGADANGRHLLYARKAEDVSLCGMGRIDGQGEHFWKRVNRRPIAPEDLWKDVITYDYAPADGNKRPSPMIEFAECRNVHVSLLTIQNSAGWTLRLVACDSVTVQGIKLRNPIYGVNTDGIDVTASRNVVITGCDIRTGDDAICLKSENPYSDLSLTKNVVVSNCVITTSCNGFKIGTGTQGRFENIVFTNSVIYNDATSPLNARVIGGVCVEMVDGGIIDGVTVSDVRMANVRTPVFVRLATRKRSGATALSNVSIRGIDASGALLTSSITGLPETRVADVTISDCSFRTTEDSRGAQIVPELPSDYPEPRMFGRLPAYGLYVRHTDRLRVRNVEFISSVTTERPAVICDDVEDAILDGIEATPSSVSPLIQVQDARKLFLTRTRLKEPGHTLLLTSGTCQQIQVAGNALMDQQREIVSKRAGDR; from the coding sequence ATGCTGCGCAGAGAATTTTTTAGAACTCCCCTCCTGGCGGTCGGCGCCACGCTGCCGCTCGCGTCCGTCCATGGCGAAGGAACGGCTGTATATGACGTGCGACGATTCGGTGCCCACCCTGACGGAAAAACCCTTTGCACTGTGGCCTTGCAGCGAGCGGTCGATGCGGCATACCGCGCGGGTGGCGGACTGGTCTACGTTAGCCCGGGCGTCTATCTAACAGGAAACGTCGAGTTGAAGAGCCGGGTCTGTCTCTATCTCGAAGCCGGGTCAGTCTTGCTGGGAAGCACTCGCATTGAGGATTACACGGAACAGGCAGGGGCGGTAAGCGGTGCGGATGCGAATGGAAGACATCTTCTTTACGCGCGAAAAGCAGAAGATGTTTCTCTCTGTGGCATGGGCCGTATCGACGGCCAAGGCGAGCATTTCTGGAAGAGAGTCAACCGCAGGCCGATTGCGCCGGAGGATTTATGGAAAGACGTAATCACATACGATTACGCACCTGCGGATGGTAATAAGCGGCCTTCCCCCATGATCGAGTTCGCTGAATGCCGCAATGTTCACGTGTCGCTTTTGACGATTCAGAATTCCGCGGGATGGACGCTTCGTCTTGTTGCATGCGACTCTGTCACGGTTCAGGGCATCAAGCTGCGTAACCCGATCTATGGCGTCAATACTGACGGAATTGACGTTACTGCATCCCGCAATGTTGTCATAACGGGCTGCGACATTCGAACCGGAGATGATGCCATCTGCCTCAAGAGCGAAAACCCGTACAGTGATCTTTCTCTGACGAAGAATGTCGTTGTCAGCAACTGCGTCATAACGACCTCGTGCAATGGCTTCAAGATTGGTACAGGGACTCAGGGCCGCTTTGAAAATATCGTATTTACCAACTCTGTGATTTATAACGACGCTACAAGCCCATTGAATGCCCGTGTGATTGGTGGTGTATGCGTCGAGATGGTTGACGGAGGCATCATAGATGGAGTGACGGTTTCCGATGTGAGAATGGCCAATGTACGCACACCAGTATTTGTTCGTCTGGCAACTCGAAAACGATCAGGCGCAACCGCACTGAGTAATGTTTCTATCCGAGGCATCGATGCATCCGGCGCCTTGCTGACCAGTTCGATTACGGGACTCCCGGAAACGCGCGTTGCGGATGTCACAATAAGCGACTGCAGCTTCAGGACGACCGAAGACAGCAGGGGAGCGCAAATAGTCCCAGAGCTTCCATCCGATTATCCCGAACCTCGCATGTTCGGCCGTCTTCCCGCATATGGCTTGTATGTTCGTCATACAGATCGGCTTCGCGTTCGCAATGTCGAATTTATCTCAAGCGTTACGACCGAGCGGCCAGCCGTCATCTGCGACGATGTGGAGGACGCCATTCTTGATGGAATTGAAGCAACACCTTCCTCCGTGTCGCCACTGATTCAAGTGCAAGACGCCCGCAAACTTTTTCTCACACGAACTCGACTCAAAGAACCTGGACATACGCTTCTTTTAACCAGCGGTACTTGTCAGCAAATCCAGGTTGCTGGTAATGCGCTAATGGATCAACAGAGGGAAATTGTATCCAAGAGAGCGGGTGATCGGTAA
- a CDS encoding contact-dependent growth inhibition system immunity protein, producing MSELDEFRLLRKFFGAYFHEDWLCEADTTEAVVDDFARWKTPEELRTVSNAIRMYSTRYSDGKELERRLFTELRCYYLPSADGLTAKAWLESVADRLSQGIPN from the coding sequence ATGAGTGAACTCGATGAATTCCGATTGCTTCGAAAATTTTTCGGAGCTTATTTTCACGAAGATTGGCTGTGCGAGGCTGACACCACGGAGGCGGTCGTAGACGATTTTGCTCGCTGGAAAACGCCCGAGGAGCTTCGCACAGTTTCTAACGCGATACGGATGTACTCTACACGGTACTCGGACGGGAAAGAATTAGAGAGAAGACTTTTCACAGAGCTTCGTTGTTACTATCTTCCGAGTGCTGACGGCCTCACCGCGAAAGCCTGGCTCGAAAGTGTTGCGGACAGACTTTCTCAAGGCATCCCAAACTGA
- a CDS encoding contact-dependent growth inhibition system immunity protein produces the protein MSEHEELSLLRNFFAAYFHEDWRCNADTTEAVVDDYARGGTPEELRLVANAIRSYAARFSNDRDLEKGLDKDLGCYYVPSGTGLSAKAWMEGIANRFSQDIPN, from the coding sequence ATGAGTGAACACGAAGAACTCTCATTGCTTCGTAATTTTTTTGCAGCGTATTTTCATGAAGATTGGCGCTGCAACGCTGATACAACCGAGGCCGTTGTAGATGACTACGCGCGAGGGGGAACCCCAGAAGAGCTTCGCCTGGTAGCCAATGCGATACGAAGCTACGCCGCCCGATTCTCGAATGACCGCGATCTGGAGAAGGGACTTGATAAGGACCTCGGTTGTTACTACGTGCCGAGTGGCACAGGGCTTTCTGCAAAGGCTTGGATGGAAGGTATAGCCAATCGCTTCTCTCAAGACATCCCAAACTAA
- a CDS encoding NTF2 fold immunity protein, whose product MHRRFGLLLLSTMVAVGQNTRTTLPHPDYVPDEKTAEHIAEAVLIAQFGQERVNAQLPLRARIGKNAWLVQGMLKDKEGRPQVGGSFAVWINKHGGCLTVIERMK is encoded by the coding sequence ATGCACAGACGTTTTGGTCTCTTGTTGCTGTCGACGATGGTCGCTGTTGGACAAAACACACGGACAACGCTGCCTCATCCTGATTACGTACCGGACGAGAAAACCGCCGAGCACATCGCAGAAGCCGTACTCATTGCCCAGTTCGGTCAGGAGCGGGTAAATGCTCAGTTGCCGTTGCGAGCGAGAATCGGCAAGAATGCTTGGCTAGTGCAGGGCATGCTCAAGGACAAGGAAGGGCGCCCTCAAGTGGGTGGCAGCTTTGCTGTGTGGATCAACAAGCACGGCGGATGCCTGACGGTAATCGAACGAATGAAATGA
- a CDS encoding RHS repeat-associated core domain-containing protein gives MGSTNLLYDRSNAVQEISGGSPTANLLTGYIDEYFVRTDMSGTFNFLTDALGSTVALTDASGTIQTQYAYDPFGITTQSGNPSTNILAFTGRELDAAGLYYFRARYYNPAVGRFLSEDPAGFSGGINKYAYVGADPIDFNDPSGRLPFGAVVGAINGGVFGGLGAMTGDDWDWQDVVGGAVLGAAAGFGLGLLDPTEGAVSSVPISAGADLAGQAFHKWRHGQNMSPRCYNWGEVAGAGVGAGLGGGLGVGLEALGAEAGLTGNALTFAESLLAGNASLISTATGGGVGNAMKGRSCGCQ, from the coding sequence ATGGGAAGCACAAACCTTCTCTACGACAGATCGAACGCTGTCCAAGAGATCAGTGGCGGATCTCCTACGGCTAATCTGTTGACTGGCTATATCGACGAATACTTCGTCAGGACTGATATGAGCGGAACTTTCAACTTTCTGACTGATGCATTAGGAAGCACGGTCGCTCTGACAGACGCGAGTGGGACAATCCAAACTCAGTACGCCTACGATCCATTTGGAATCACTACCCAATCTGGTAATCCTTCAACAAACATTTTGGCTTTTACAGGTAGAGAGTTGGATGCCGCCGGACTCTATTACTTCCGCGCCAGATACTATAATCCGGCAGTCGGCAGGTTCCTCTCAGAAGACCCTGCTGGATTCTCCGGCGGAATTAATAAGTATGCCTATGTTGGGGCTGATCCCATCGACTTCAACGATCCCTCAGGAAGATTGCCGTTTGGGGCGGTGGTCGGCGCAATTAATGGCGGCGTCTTCGGCGGTTTGGGCGCAATGACCGGCGATGATTGGGACTGGCAAGACGTGGTCGGAGGAGCCGTCCTCGGCGCGGCCGCGGGTTTCGGACTCGGCTTACTCGACCCAACAGAAGGCGCCGTATCAAGTGTTCCCATCAGTGCCGGAGCTGATCTGGCTGGACAGGCGTTTCATAAGTGGCGTCATGGGCAAAACATGAGTCCTCGATGCTACAACTGGGGAGAAGTTGCAGGAGCTGGCGTAGGAGCAGGACTGGGCGGAGGACTCGGAGTAGGACTTGAAGCGCTTGGTGCCGAGGCCGGTCTCACTGGAAATGCCCTTACATTTGCTGAGAGCCTCCTCGCTGGCAATGCCAGCTTGATTTCCACGGCTACTGGCGGAGGAGTTGGAAATGCTATGAAAGGTCGCAGTTGCGGATGCCAATAG